The following are encoded in a window of Rubellicoccus peritrichatus genomic DNA:
- the rpsD gene encoding 30S ribosomal protein S4 has protein sequence MARYTGATTRINRRFGQAIFAPNKAFERKPHPPGIHGPRLRRRVSDYSIGLNEKQKLRFMFGLTEKQFRLTFEKAKAKRGVTGDNFLQLLESRLDNVVYQLGLARSRQAARQFVCHGHIRVNGGKVDIPSFEVKPGDVVEVRDRTSSRQLATRCLDETQYRNVPAWLVMDRDGLKGSVSRLPSTEEMEQGINLQLIVEFYSR, from the coding sequence ATGGCTCGATACACCGGAGCAACCACCCGTATCAACCGTCGTTTCGGACAGGCGATTTTCGCCCCGAACAAGGCATTTGAACGTAAGCCACACCCCCCTGGCATTCACGGACCACGTCTGCGTCGCCGGGTTTCAGACTATTCCATCGGTCTGAACGAGAAGCAAAAGCTTCGTTTTATGTTCGGTTTGACCGAGAAGCAGTTTCGCCTGACCTTTGAAAAGGCAAAGGCAAAGCGCGGTGTGACCGGTGATAACTTTCTCCAGTTGTTGGAATCACGCCTTGATAATGTTGTCTATCAACTTGGTCTGGCTCGTTCACGTCAAGCAGCGCGTCAGTTTGTCTGCCATGGCCACATCCGCGTTAACGGTGGTAAGGTCGACATCCCCAGCTTCGAAGTAAAGCCAGGCGATGTCGTTGAAGTTCGCGATCGTACTTCCTCACGCCAACTGGCAACCCGTTGTCTCGACGAGACACAGTACCGCAATGTTCCCGCCTGGTTGGTGATGGATCGCGACGGGTTGAAAGGCTCAGTTAGCCGCCTTCCTTCAACAGAGGAAATGGAGCAGGGCATTAACCTGCAATTGATCGTTGAGTTTTACAGTCGCTAA
- the rplQ gene encoding 50S ribosomal protein L17 → MRHRTQRHQLGVKKEHRESMMANLAASLFRHGRIETTLAKAKALRPFAEKIITLAKRAAATEDAAKKLHFRRLAIARVRDKDAVKQLFDERTSEFTNREGGYCRIYKLGPRIGDAADMALIELVSGDDEGYAKTKRKAKPAAKKKTAAKKNAPAKEEAVEKAVEAEAPAEEAEATTEEAPAAKKKTAKKKTAAKKAVKKKAATKKPEAEEATQSDDEPKKD, encoded by the coding sequence ATGCGTCACCGCACCCAACGTCACCAGCTCGGCGTAAAGAAAGAGCACCGCGAATCTATGATGGCGAATCTCGCCGCGTCCTTGTTCCGTCATGGCCGCATCGAGACCACTTTGGCTAAAGCTAAGGCACTTCGTCCATTCGCCGAAAAAATTATCACATTGGCAAAGCGCGCCGCAGCTACCGAAGATGCAGCCAAAAAGCTTCACTTCCGTCGTTTGGCTATTGCCCGCGTTCGCGACAAAGATGCTGTTAAGCAGCTCTTTGACGAACGCACTTCAGAGTTCACAAACCGTGAAGGTGGATACTGCCGTATCTACAAGCTTGGACCACGTATCGGCGATGCCGCTGATATGGCTTTGATCGAGTTGGTTAGTGGCGATGATGAAGGTTACGCCAAGACTAAGCGCAAAGCTAAGCCAGCCGCTAAGAAAAAGACTGCCGCCAAGAAAAATGCTCCTGCGAAGGAAGAGGCAGTTGAGAAAGCAGTGGAAGCTGAAGCTCCGGCAGAAGAGGCTGAGGCCACAACTGAAGAGGCTCCGGCAGCCAAGAAAAAGACTGCTAAAAAGAAGACTGCCGCTAAGAAAGCAGTTAAGAAAAAAGCAGCCACCAAGAAGCCTGAAGCTGAGGAAGCAACTCAGTCCGACGACGAACCTAAGAAGGATTAA
- the rplO gene encoding 50S ribosomal protein L15, with protein sequence MKLHNLTNNVGATKRSKRIGCGQGSGRGKTSTRGVKGYKSRSGSSIRPGFEGGQLPLYRKLPTRGFNNYRFRTDYALVNVSDLASLEATEIDRDVLVKAGLVRKQAKLIKVLGDGEITSAVTISANKFSKTAVEKIEKAGGKAVVIAKAAKDADQGEEDSK encoded by the coding sequence ATGAAACTCCATAATTTAACAAACAACGTCGGTGCAACCAAGCGTAGCAAGCGCATTGGCTGTGGGCAGGGCTCTGGTCGCGGTAAGACCAGTACTCGCGGCGTCAAAGGTTATAAGTCGCGTTCTGGTAGCAGCATTCGCCCTGGTTTTGAGGGTGGACAGCTTCCGCTTTACCGTAAGCTTCCGACTCGTGGCTTTAACAACTACCGTTTCCGCACCGATTACGCATTGGTCAATGTAAGCGATCTTGCTTCACTTGAGGCAACTGAGATTGACCGTGACGTATTGGTCAAGGCCGGTCTTGTTCGCAAGCAGGCAAAGCTGATCAAGGTTTTGGGCGATGGTGAAATCACCAGTGCGGTGACCATCTCAGCCAACAAGTTTTCCAAAACAGCTGTCGAGAAAATCGAAAAGGCTGGTGGTAAAGCAGTTGTCATTGCCAAAGCTGCCAAAGACGCTGATCAAGGAGAGGAAGATAGCAAATAG
- the rpsK gene encoding 30S ribosomal protein S11 has protein sequence MSEETEKPEVSEEKAPAPAPEAAAPAAPVAEEKAPESEAATATAEAPEGEEAAKEEEKTSSQPTAKDLLSDDLGELKIRKAKGSKNIHTGVCHILATFNNTKVTFTDQSGNVISWSSSGKCNFRGSRKSTAYAAQVVCQDAGKVAMSHGLKEVAVKVKGPGMGRDSAVRALQSLGLHVTTIIDVTPVPHNGCRPPKRRRV, from the coding sequence ATGAGCGAAGAAACCGAAAAGCCGGAAGTTTCCGAAGAAAAGGCACCAGCACCAGCTCCTGAAGCTGCTGCACCTGCCGCACCCGTTGCTGAAGAAAAGGCTCCTGAGTCTGAAGCCGCAACTGCAACTGCTGAGGCACCTGAAGGCGAAGAAGCTGCGAAGGAGGAAGAAAAAACTTCATCACAGCCAACTGCCAAGGATTTGCTTTCTGACGACCTGGGCGAGCTGAAAATTCGTAAAGCCAAGGGGAGTAAGAACATCCACACTGGTGTTTGCCACATTCTGGCTACTTTCAACAACACCAAGGTGACCTTTACGGATCAGAGTGGGAACGTTATTTCCTGGTCCAGTTCCGGTAAGTGCAACTTCCGTGGTTCACGCAAATCCACTGCTTATGCAGCTCAAGTGGTTTGTCAGGACGCTGGTAAAGTTGCCATGTCTCATGGCCTCAAGGAAGTTGCCGTCAAGGTTAAGGGGCCGGGTATGGGCCGCGACTCAGCTGTTCGTGCTTTGCAATCACTTGGACTCCACGTTACGACGATTATCGATGTGACACCAGTTCCCCACAATGGATGCCGCCCACCTAAGCGTCGCCGCGTCTAA
- the guaA gene encoding glutamine-hydrolyzing GMP synthase, producing MSQTIAVLDFGSQYTQVIARRIRECNIYSRIFPYSVTAAELRKANVSGIILSGGPSSVLTKGSPRPDKKIFQLGVPVLGICYGLQLMGKLLGGDVAKSDRREYGRGRLTIKKKGRLLKGLPKSIKVWNSHGDKVTALPEGFEPIAGTENSDYAVIEDATRNFYGLQFHPEVVHSERGDDIIKNFLVGVCKCKQDWKMSNYVDQAIQDIRDQVGDSRVILGLSGGVDSSVAAALIHRAIGDQLTCVFVDNGLLRLRERDRVEQVFRDHFHVDLRVAKSGKRFLKALKGVTDPERKRKIIGKIFVDVFEDTVKKIGDVDFLAQGTLYPDVIESVAIDGNPAALIKSHHNVGGLPKRMKLKLLEPFRELFKDEVRALGKELGLPDEMIWRHPFPGPGLGVRVMGEIKKSYLDTLREADAILLEEMKRTGYYSKVWQAFCVFLPVQTVGVMGDERTYDYVIALRVVESVDAMTADWAHIPHDILQIISNRIINEVKGVNRVVLDISSKPPSTIEWE from the coding sequence ATGTCGCAGACTATTGCAGTTCTTGATTTCGGATCCCAATACACACAGGTGATTGCCCGTCGCATACGCGAATGCAATATCTACTCACGCATTTTTCCCTATTCCGTGACTGCTGCTGAATTGCGTAAGGCAAATGTCAGTGGGATTATCCTTTCTGGTGGTCCAAGCAGTGTCCTGACAAAAGGTTCACCACGTCCGGATAAGAAAATCTTCCAGTTGGGAGTTCCGGTTCTTGGTATTTGTTATGGTCTCCAGCTGATGGGTAAGCTGTTGGGGGGAGATGTCGCAAAGAGTGATCGCCGGGAATATGGCCGTGGTCGGCTCACAATCAAAAAGAAAGGACGCCTGCTCAAGGGGCTTCCCAAGTCGATCAAGGTTTGGAATTCTCATGGCGACAAAGTCACCGCTTTGCCGGAAGGTTTTGAACCAATTGCCGGTACAGAGAATTCTGATTATGCGGTTATCGAAGATGCTACACGTAATTTCTACGGTCTTCAGTTTCACCCTGAGGTGGTTCACAGTGAGCGCGGTGATGACATCATTAAGAATTTTCTCGTTGGTGTCTGCAAGTGCAAGCAAGACTGGAAAATGTCCAATTATGTCGATCAGGCAATCCAGGATATCCGAGACCAGGTTGGCGATAGCCGTGTGATTCTTGGGCTTAGTGGCGGGGTCGATTCTTCCGTCGCGGCAGCGTTAATCCACCGTGCGATTGGTGACCAGCTAACGTGTGTGTTTGTTGATAATGGCCTTTTACGCCTTCGGGAGCGCGATCGTGTCGAGCAGGTTTTCCGAGACCATTTCCATGTTGATTTGCGGGTCGCAAAATCAGGCAAGCGTTTCCTCAAAGCCTTGAAAGGGGTCACGGACCCTGAGCGCAAGCGGAAGATTATCGGGAAAATCTTCGTGGATGTTTTTGAGGATACCGTGAAAAAAATCGGTGATGTCGACTTTTTGGCCCAAGGAACACTTTATCCTGATGTGATTGAGAGTGTTGCGATTGATGGCAATCCAGCTGCTTTGATCAAGAGCCACCACAATGTCGGTGGTTTGCCCAAGCGCATGAAGCTGAAGCTGCTGGAGCCGTTTCGCGAGCTTTTCAAGGACGAAGTCCGTGCCTTGGGGAAGGAACTCGGTTTGCCTGATGAGATGATCTGGCGTCATCCATTTCCAGGACCAGGCCTTGGTGTTCGCGTTATGGGCGAGATCAAAAAGAGTTATCTGGATACGTTGCGTGAGGCCGACGCTATCCTTCTGGAAGAGATGAAGCGGACTGGTTACTACAGCAAAGTCTGGCAGGCCTTTTGTGTCTTCCTGCCGGTTCAGACTGTTGGTGTGATGGGTGATGAGCGGACTTATGATTACGTTATCGCACTACGCGTTGTGGAGAGTGTGGATGCAATGACGGCTGATTGGGCCCACATCCCACACGACATTCTCCAGATTATTTCCAACCGTATCATCAATGAAGTAAAGGGAGTCAATCGAGTTGTTCTGGATATCAGCTCCAAGCCACCAAGCACGATTGAGTGGGAGTGA
- a CDS encoding DNA-directed RNA polymerase subunit alpha — protein MSTVDEAPPARTASDSSPKRLGKFELPKRLVKDEETSTATYAKFTAEPFETGYGHTIGNSLRRILLSSIEGAAISSVKIDGVDHEFQSIEGIVEDVTDVVLNLKKVLMMSHKREPVRLLIDVDKEGEVTAADIQQDANIEVLNPEQVICTLDKKRRFVAELEVKVGRGYRPAEENKREEQVIGLIPIDSLFSPVRIVKYSVQNTRVGQMTDYDKLVLEVHTDGRVNPDAALKEAAAILRHHLDAFDEVSREKIEFESESKEISEEQNRLRKLLNMSVNEIELSVRAANCLNNANITTVGELAMKSEQEMLKYRNFGKKSLNEIKAKLEQLGLSLGMKLDERLLDRGLD, from the coding sequence ATGAGCACAGTCGACGAAGCACCACCAGCCCGTACCGCATCAGATTCTTCACCCAAACGCCTTGGGAAGTTTGAGTTGCCCAAGCGCCTTGTTAAAGACGAAGAAACGTCTACAGCAACTTATGCCAAATTCACTGCCGAGCCTTTTGAAACAGGCTACGGGCATACGATTGGCAATTCACTCCGTCGCATCCTCCTCAGTTCTATTGAGGGAGCTGCAATCAGCTCTGTTAAGATCGACGGGGTCGATCACGAATTTCAGAGCATCGAGGGGATTGTTGAAGACGTTACTGACGTTGTTCTCAACCTTAAGAAAGTTCTCATGATGTCTCACAAGCGTGAGCCAGTTCGCCTTCTTATCGATGTTGATAAGGAAGGTGAAGTGACTGCCGCTGACATTCAGCAAGACGCAAATATCGAGGTTTTGAATCCGGAGCAGGTTATCTGCACCTTGGATAAAAAACGTCGTTTTGTGGCAGAGCTTGAGGTAAAAGTAGGCCGCGGCTACCGCCCTGCTGAAGAGAACAAGCGCGAAGAACAGGTCATTGGCCTGATCCCTATTGATTCACTTTTCAGCCCAGTTCGTATTGTTAAGTATTCTGTTCAGAACACGCGTGTTGGACAGATGACTGACTATGACAAGCTGGTCCTTGAAGTTCACACTGATGGTCGCGTGAATCCTGATGCCGCTTTGAAAGAAGCAGCTGCGATTCTCCGCCACCACCTTGACGCATTCGACGAAGTCAGCCGTGAGAAGATTGAGTTCGAAAGCGAAAGCAAGGAAATCAGCGAAGAGCAGAATCGCCTCCGTAAGCTGCTCAATATGAGCGTTAACGAAATTGAGCTTTCTGTTCGTGCTGCAAATTGCTTGAACAATGCCAATATTACCACCGTTGGTGAGCTGGCGATGAAGTCTGAGCAGGAAATGCTCAAATACCGGAACTTCGGTAAGAAGTCCCTCAATGAAATCAAGGCAAAGCTCGAGCAGCTTGGCCTATCACTCGGTATGAAACTCGACGAGCGCCTCCTTGACCGTGGCCTTGATTGA
- a CDS encoding Zn-ribbon containing protein, whose translation MISIDFSWFALLYVGAGMAIIFGFWFYYDIRDRRLYQEVRDRVTFHCIKCGKIYTDNREKNVSGCPQCGFENARLKF comes from the coding sequence ATGATCTCGATCGATTTTTCCTGGTTTGCACTCCTTTATGTCGGAGCTGGAATGGCGATTATTTTTGGATTTTGGTTTTACTATGACATCCGTGACCGCCGTCTTTACCAGGAAGTGAGAGACCGAGTCACCTTCCATTGCATCAAATGCGGTAAAATTTATACAGACAATCGGGAAAAAAATGTTTCCGGTTGTCCACAATGTGGTTTTGAAAATGCTCGCTTAAAGTTTTAA
- the rpsM gene encoding 30S ribosomal protein S13, whose product MPRLHGVDIPGDKKIEYSLRYIYGVGPTRSRKLCELTGIDPNVRAHTLSEEQLNTIANAIAEQGYVTEGDLRREVTGNLKRLSAIRAYRGLRHQRGLPVRGQRTQTNARTRKGGRRSASGIKK is encoded by the coding sequence ATGCCACGTTTACATGGAGTAGATATCCCTGGAGATAAAAAGATCGAATACTCACTTCGTTACATTTACGGAGTGGGCCCAACCCGTTCACGCAAACTATGCGAACTCACGGGTATCGATCCTAATGTCAGGGCACACACCCTCTCAGAGGAGCAGTTGAACACGATTGCTAACGCTATTGCCGAGCAGGGTTATGTTACTGAAGGGGATCTTCGTCGTGAAGTCACCGGTAACTTGAAGCGCCTCAGTGCTATTCGTGCATACCGTGGATTGCGCCACCAGCGTGGCCTTCCAGTTCGTGGTCAACGCACCCAGACAAATGCTCGCACTCGCAAGGGTGGACGCAGATCAGCCAGCGGCATTAAGAAGTAA
- the rplR gene encoding 50S ribosomal protein L18 — MKLQKKKLLVQKRRWRIRKTIRGTAERPRLTVYFSNKHIHAQCIDDVSGKTIAAANTTSKDVRDENLGPNIEGATKLGKALGEKAKAAGIDAVVFDRNGRRYHGCVKAFADAAREAGLRF; from the coding sequence ATGAAACTTCAGAAGAAAAAATTGCTCGTTCAAAAGCGTCGCTGGCGTATCCGTAAAACCATTCGCGGAACTGCCGAGCGTCCACGTCTGACTGTTTACTTCAGCAACAAGCACATTCATGCCCAGTGCATCGATGATGTATCAGGCAAAACCATTGCTGCCGCCAATACTACCTCCAAGGATGTTCGCGATGAAAACCTTGGACCCAACATTGAAGGCGCGACCAAACTCGGTAAAGCACTGGGCGAAAAAGCCAAGGCGGCTGGTATTGACGCTGTTGTCTTCGATCGTAATGGTCGTCGTTACCATGGCTGCGTAAAAGCCTTTGCAGATGCCGCTCGTGAAGCTGGCCTCCGTTTCTAA
- the rplF gene encoding 50S ribosomal protein L6, producing the protein MSRIGKLPVAIPDKVKVAVDGVSVTVEGPKGTLTKNFDTNVSIKVDGDNVIIEPASNSRQSRAMWGTARSIIQGMVEGVVKPFERSLEIEGVGFKAALKGNILDLALGYSHPINYPVPTGITITIDGGTKLKVQGADKHMVGQVAADIKSYYPVEPYKGKGVRIVGEFVRRKEGKKTA; encoded by the coding sequence ATGAGCCGTATCGGAAAACTCCCCGTTGCCATACCGGACAAAGTCAAGGTCGCCGTTGATGGTGTATCTGTGACTGTTGAAGGTCCTAAGGGCACGCTCACCAAAAATTTCGACACCAACGTCAGCATCAAAGTTGACGGTGATAATGTCATAATTGAGCCAGCATCAAACAGTCGTCAGTCCCGCGCCATGTGGGGCACGGCCCGCTCTATTATTCAGGGCATGGTCGAAGGTGTTGTTAAGCCTTTTGAGCGTAGTCTCGAAATTGAAGGCGTTGGTTTTAAGGCTGCCCTCAAGGGTAACATCCTTGACCTCGCTCTCGGGTATTCTCACCCGATCAACTATCCTGTGCCAACAGGGATTACCATCACTATCGATGGTGGAACCAAGCTGAAAGTCCAGGGAGCCGACAAGCACATGGTCGGACAGGTTGCCGCAGACATTAAGAGTTACTACCCGGTTGAGCCTTACAAGGGCAAGGGTGTGCGTATTGTTGGTGAGTTCGTCCGCCGTAAGGAAGGTAAGAAGACTGCTTAA
- the rpsE gene encoding 30S ribosomal protein S5, with amino-acid sequence MSNIQPNSNSGQGGQNRGGGQNRGGGQNRGGGQNRGGPNRGGRGRQQPEPEESNLVEKVVHINRCAKVVKGGRRFSFAALVVVGDGKGQVGVGYGKAKEVPEAIRKGTERANHNMEDIKLKGVTIPHEVIGEHDGGKVIMRPASEGTGVIAGGGVRAVLEAVGIHDILSKSLGSNNPGAMVYATLDGLRKLRSAEQIAAVKSTQSEEAAEPVVAGA; translated from the coding sequence ATGTCAAACATTCAGCCCAATAGCAATTCAGGCCAGGGTGGTCAAAATCGTGGCGGTGGCCAAAATCGCGGCGGTGGCCAAAATCGCGGCGGCGGTCAAAACCGTGGTGGTCCAAATCGCGGTGGTCGTGGCCGTCAGCAGCCAGAGCCAGAAGAGTCCAATCTCGTAGAGAAAGTCGTCCATATCAACCGTTGTGCCAAGGTGGTCAAGGGAGGCCGTCGTTTCAGCTTCGCAGCACTCGTTGTTGTTGGAGATGGCAAAGGTCAGGTTGGCGTTGGTTATGGTAAGGCCAAGGAAGTTCCAGAAGCGATTCGCAAGGGAACCGAGCGTGCCAACCACAATATGGAAGACATCAAGCTCAAGGGAGTGACCATTCCGCACGAAGTCATTGGTGAACATGATGGTGGTAAAGTTATCATGCGTCCGGCTTCTGAGGGAACGGGTGTTATCGCCGGCGGTGGTGTTCGTGCAGTCCTGGAAGCTGTCGGGATTCATGACATCCTTTCAAAGTCACTTGGTTCAAATAATCCTGGTGCAATGGTTTATGCAACGCTTGACGGATTGCGTAAGTTACGTTCGGCTGAGCAGATTGCTGCAGTCAAAAGCACACAAAGTGAAGAAGCTGCCGAACCTGTTGTTGCAGGAGCCTAA
- the secY gene encoding preprotein translocase subunit SecY encodes MFSAFVNCFKIPALRQRIFFTLSMIFIARVGANIPLPGINPLPLQEYYDSLKDGGNSLLGLYNMFTGGALLNGAVFALGIMPYISASIIMQLMGAVVPSLARLQQEGDIGRQKISQYTRYLTIGIAAVQAILLNLALINYPDKLFMGYDIQRWGSIIIMDPNWFLVTSTIFLTAGCVLLMWIGEKITSEGIGNGISILITIGILADVPSAVSFAYQLFTAPAGAAAQMSAPEGIMLLAFFVLVVAGIVMLTQGTRKIPVQYAKRVVGRKVFGGQSSFLPLKVNYAGVMPIIFAAAILMFPQQIAAYLGGITDWDGFQRFSALLSPGEWFYYVFYATLIIGFSYFWVSIMFKPIQIADDLKKNGGYIPGVRPGEPTAKFLDFVMTRLTLFGALALTFIAVIPNLVSMAYNIPFQVSQFFGGTGTLIAVGVTLDTMRQIETFLLQRHYDGFLKKGKVRSRSRRSRQTIETGELKNLGGLYWAVGLLFVIGIGSWTVRKFFIE; translated from the coding sequence ATGTTTAGCGCCTTTGTCAATTGCTTCAAAATTCCTGCATTGCGTCAGCGTATATTTTTTACGCTGTCGATGATCTTTATTGCTCGCGTCGGAGCGAATATTCCGCTGCCGGGCATTAATCCACTCCCGCTTCAGGAGTATTACGATTCGCTCAAGGACGGTGGCAACAGTCTCCTCGGTTTGTACAATATGTTCACCGGGGGTGCTTTGCTTAATGGAGCCGTCTTCGCGCTCGGGATCATGCCTTACATCAGTGCATCGATTATCATGCAGTTGATGGGTGCTGTGGTTCCCAGTCTCGCTCGCCTTCAACAGGAAGGCGATATCGGGCGTCAAAAGATTTCCCAGTACACACGTTATTTGACGATTGGTATTGCGGCGGTTCAGGCGATTCTCCTCAACCTTGCATTGATCAATTATCCGGATAAGCTCTTTATGGGCTATGACATCCAGCGATGGGGGTCGATTATCATAATGGATCCAAACTGGTTCCTAGTGACTTCGACGATCTTCCTGACTGCAGGTTGTGTTCTGCTCATGTGGATTGGTGAAAAGATCACCTCCGAAGGGATTGGTAATGGTATTTCGATTTTGATTACAATTGGTATTCTGGCTGATGTGCCATCGGCGGTTAGCTTTGCCTATCAGTTGTTTACTGCTCCGGCCGGTGCTGCAGCACAAATGAGTGCTCCTGAGGGCATCATGCTCCTAGCCTTCTTTGTTCTGGTTGTCGCTGGTATCGTCATGCTGACGCAAGGAACCAGAAAGATACCCGTTCAATACGCCAAGCGTGTTGTCGGTCGCAAGGTCTTTGGCGGTCAGAGTTCGTTCCTTCCACTCAAGGTGAACTATGCCGGTGTTATGCCGATCATCTTTGCCGCTGCGATCCTGATGTTTCCACAACAGATCGCTGCGTATCTTGGTGGGATTACCGACTGGGATGGATTTCAGCGTTTCTCGGCTTTGCTAAGTCCGGGCGAATGGTTTTATTACGTCTTCTATGCGACTTTGATCATTGGATTCTCATATTTCTGGGTGTCCATCATGTTTAAGCCTATTCAGATAGCAGACGACTTGAAGAAGAATGGCGGTTACATTCCTGGTGTTCGTCCAGGCGAGCCTACAGCCAAATTCCTCGATTTCGTCATGACTCGCCTGACCTTGTTTGGTGCGCTTGCACTGACATTCATTGCAGTTATTCCGAATTTGGTCTCAATGGCTTACAATATTCCATTCCAGGTTTCGCAGTTCTTTGGTGGCACTGGAACGCTGATTGCCGTGGGTGTGACACTCGATACGATGCGCCAGATCGAGACTTTCCTTTTGCAGCGTCATTATGACGGCTTTCTCAAGAAAGGCAAAGTCCGCAGCCGCAGCCGTCGTTCACGCCAGACTATTGAAACCGGCGAATTGAAGAATCTTGGCGGTCTTTACTGGGCAGTCGGTCTTCTCTTTGTCATCGGGATCGGGTCTTGGACTGTTCGTAAATTCTTCATCGAATAA
- the map gene encoding type I methionyl aminopeptidase, producing the protein MLRRSGQLPVKTDEEVQRVRESCVIAATVLDKLCKMVAPGLNTYDLDQEGKKLIEGFGAESACYNYVGSAKAGAYPGYTCLSINDEVVHGIGSMKRVLRPGDNITVDVVVRYNDFIGDNARTVIVGHGDEAMTKLVKTTEEALYHGISFAKAKNRVGDISNAVQKYVEKNGMSVVRDFVGHGVGRSMHEDPQIPNYGRRGSGPKLHAGMTIAIEPMVNLGAPPIQIGSDGWTASTADGLPAAHFEHTVLITEGDAEILTIPEK; encoded by the coding sequence ATGTTACGCCGTAGCGGTCAGTTACCAGTCAAAACCGATGAAGAAGTTCAGCGGGTGCGCGAGTCGTGTGTCATTGCTGCGACTGTTCTGGATAAGCTCTGCAAAATGGTTGCGCCGGGACTGAACACTTATGATTTGGATCAGGAAGGTAAGAAGCTGATCGAAGGTTTTGGTGCTGAAAGCGCATGTTATAATTATGTGGGTAGCGCAAAAGCCGGTGCCTATCCGGGATATACCTGCTTATCGATCAATGACGAAGTCGTTCATGGTATTGGTTCCATGAAGCGGGTATTGCGCCCTGGGGACAATATTACGGTCGATGTCGTGGTCCGTTATAACGATTTTATTGGCGACAACGCCCGGACAGTGATTGTCGGCCATGGTGATGAGGCGATGACCAAGCTGGTGAAAACTACGGAAGAAGCGCTTTACCACGGGATCAGTTTTGCGAAGGCCAAGAATCGCGTCGGAGACATTTCCAATGCAGTGCAGAAGTATGTTGAAAAGAACGGCATGAGTGTCGTTCGCGATTTTGTTGGTCACGGAGTCGGGCGCTCCATGCATGAGGATCCGCAGATTCCAAATTATGGACGCCGTGGATCTGGCCCAAAACTTCACGCTGGTATGACCATCGCGATTGAGCCAATGGTTAATCTGGGTGCGCCTCCAATCCAAATAGGTTCCGATGGATGGACTGCGAGCACAGCCGACGGACTTCCAGCAGCTCATTTTGAACATACAGTCCTCATTACTGAGGGAGATGCCGAAATTTTAACAATTCCTGAAAAATAA
- the rpsH gene encoding 30S ribosomal protein S8 yields MAVHDTIGDFLTSLRNGQRANKETCTVRFSKMRSGIAQILQDEGYISGFSIREEGPGHKFIDIQLKYVNDTPAIVGIQRYSRPGRRLYSKYSDIPRVLGGLGVSILTTSRGIMKDRDARRQKVGGEVICKVW; encoded by the coding sequence ATGGCAGTTCACGACACAATTGGTGACTTTCTAACCAGCCTCCGCAATGGCCAGCGCGCCAACAAGGAGACCTGCACCGTTCGCTTTTCAAAAATGCGTTCCGGTATTGCACAAATCCTTCAGGACGAGGGCTACATCAGTGGCTTCAGTATCCGCGAGGAAGGCCCTGGCCATAAGTTCATCGACATCCAGCTCAAGTACGTCAACGATACTCCAGCAATTGTAGGTATCCAGCGTTACAGCCGCCCGGGACGTCGTCTTTACTCAAAGTATTCGGATATTCCACGCGTCCTAGGTGGCCTCGGTGTATCCATCCTGACAACGTCAAGAGGTATCATGAAGGACCGTGACGCTCGTCGCCAAAAAGTTGGCGGTGAAGTCATCTGCAAGGTCTGGTAA